Genomic DNA from Corallococcus macrosporus:
GAGGAGGACGTCAAGCAGGTCTATTCCATCCTCCGCGAGAAGGACATCTCCGTCGACTCCACCACGTGGAACCGCCGGTATCGCGAGTACATGGAGAAGATCAAGACGGGCTCCGTCTTCGAGATCGCCGAGGTGCTCCGCGACCTGTACCTGCTCAAGGGCGACAAGGACCTGTCGTTCGGCGAGCGCAAGATGCTCGACACGGCCCGCTCCCTGCTGATCAAGGAGCTGTCGCTGGCCAAGGATTGCTCCGAGGAAGAGGTCGAGTCCGACCTGAAGAAGATCTTCAACCTCGCCTGAGTCCCCGCGTGACGCGCGGCCCAAGGCCGCCGCGTTCGCACCGCGCCCCGGGTTCCCCCGATGGAATCCGGGGCGTCGTGTTTCCAGCGTCTGGAGCCCGGGCCCCAAGGGCCGCCCCCCGAGGCGCTGCCCCGTTTGAACTGGTCCGACAGTCGGACCAGTTGGGCTGCCAGGCTCGGGGGCGGCGCGTCAGGCCTTGATCAAGGCGCCTGCACAGCGAGCGCCGCGAGCTGTTCTCGGGCCTCGGCGTTGTCCGCGTCGTGCTGGAGGGCCGCGGCGAAGGCCTCACGGGCGTCGGCGAAGCGCTGGGCCCGGACGGCGTCCTGCCCCGTGCGCACGTAGAGCCCGGCGAGCTGGCGGCGAAGCGAGACGCCCTGGCGGCTCCAGCCGTGGGCCAGCTCCTGGTCCAACCGCACGGCGGCGCCGAGCGCATCCAGCGCCCGGGGACGGTCCTGCTGAGACAGGGCGGTCTTGGCGGAGGCCTCGGCGGCCTGGAAGCGGTGGAGCTGCTGGGCCAGCGTCGTCAGGTTCGCGCGCCGTGCCTGGGCCAGCGCCCCGGAGACATCCCCGGACTCGTAGCGAGAGAGGATGTCCGCGCGCTGGCGCTCATCCGGAGGCCCCGACGGTTCAGCCGAGGAGGCCTCCTTCCGCGCGGATGCGGCGACGACCTGGCCCGCCTGCGGTTCGCCCGTCTTCGCAGGCATGCCGCGAGCAGCCTCCAAGGTGCCGGGAGCCGCCTGTCCGGAGTGCATCCCCCGCGCGATCTCCGAAGCGCTGAGGACCTTCGCGGGCCCCGTGCTCGTAGGCATGCCGCGAGCGACGTCCGCTGCGCTGGGAGTCGTCCCTTCACTCGCGCCTGAACCGGTGGGCTCGCGCGTCTCATGAGCGACGTCCACCGCACTCACAACGTCCGCGGCCTTCGCGGGGGCTTCCGCCTCCACGGCGCGGGCCTCCTTCGAGGGAGCCTCCCGACCGGTGTCGCGAGCGTCGTTCGCAGGCGGC
This window encodes:
- a CDS encoding FHA domain-containing protein: MAPPNPKRPPRPPRPPGQQASSDDPEELPFDDDEVSPLQADDPRPQRVPQYPAGPRKLKRRGPGERSKSDRELSPRYDWAKEYSDPGVTPAFVYVERGPGAGQLVPLHQGSITLGRSSTSDLRLQHASISRRHAQLTRRGNVFTVRDLGSQNGTFVNRLRIKGEVEIRPGDELSLGNATLRLRGSGAGPTVSRTSLDPLPRNRKRPLNGVAVAVAAAVVGSAVAALISVVAMRMADRAPARTPAEGAPSKPPANDARDTGREAPSKEARAVEAEAPAKAADVVSAVDVAHETREPTGSGASEGTTPSAADVARGMPTSTGPAKVLSASEIARGMHSGQAAPGTLEAARGMPAKTGEPQAGQVVAASARKEASSAEPSGPPDERQRADILSRYESGDVSGALAQARRANLTTLAQQLHRFQAAEASAKTALSQQDRPRALDALGAAVRLDQELAHGWSRQGVSLRRQLAGLYVRTGQDAVRAQRFADAREAFAAALQHDADNAEAREQLAALAVQAP
- a CDS encoding CarD family transcriptional regulator, which gives rise to MQTSFKTGDKAVYPGQGVGEVMGIEHTEVAGQRQSFYVLRILENGMRIMIPINKVGSVGLREIISEEDVKQVYSILREKDISVDSTTWNRRYREYMEKIKTGSVFEIAEVLRDLYLLKGDKDLSFGERKMLDTARSLLIKELSLAKDCSEEEVESDLKKIFNLA